The Caloenas nicobarica isolate bCalNic1 chromosome Z, bCalNic1.hap1, whole genome shotgun sequence genome has a segment encoding these proteins:
- the ZBTB5 gene encoding zinc finger and BTB domain-containing protein 5, which translates to MDFPGHFEQIFQQLNYQRLHGQLCDCVIVVGNRHFKAHRSVLAACSTHFRALFTVAEGDQTMNMIQLDSEVVTAEAFAALIDMMYTSTLMLGESNVMDVLLAASHLHLNSVVKACKHYLTTRTLPMSPPSDRVQEQNARMQRSFMLQQLGLSIVSSALNSTQSTEEQPNTLSSSMRSNMEQRTAFPIRRLHKRKQSSEDRGRQRIRPAMDESVSDVAAESGQSVVHSREDFFSPDSLKIVDSSKADAVADNQEDNTIMFDQSFSAQEDAQVPSQSDNSAGNISQMSMASQATQVETSFDQEPASDKNNFPCENPEVSLNEKEHMRVVVKSEPLSSPEPQDEVSDVTSQAEGSESVEVEGGVVSAEKIELSPESSDRSFSDPQSSTDRVGDIHIVEVSNNLEHKSTFSISNFLNKSRGGGFGASQNSDDNIPNTTSDCRMDSDASYLMSPESGPAGGHSSATVSHVENPFNEPADSHFVRPMQDVMGLPCVQTSGYRAVEQFGMDFPRSGLGLHSLSRAMMGSVRGGASSFPGYRRIAPKMPVVTSVRSSQLQESSSSSQLIMNGTASFESGHPSQPGPPQLTRASADVLSKCKKALSEHNVLVVEGARKYACKICCKTFLTLTDCKKHIRVHTGEKPYACLKCGKRFSQSSHLYKHSKTTCLRWQSSNLPSALL; encoded by the coding sequence ATGGATTTTCCAGGACACTTTGAGCAAATCTTTCAGCAGCTCAACTACCAGAGGCTTCATGGCCAGCTTTGTGACTGCGTCATTGTGGTGGGAAACAGGCATTTCAAGGCCCACCGCTCTGTTTTGGCAGCGTGCAGCACACATTTCCGAGCCCTGTTCACTGTAGCAGAAGGAGATCAGACTATGAATATGATCCAGCTGGACAGCGAAGTGGTGACAGCGGAAGCGTTCGCCGCTCTGATAGACATGATGTATACTTCCACACTAATGCTCGGGGAGAGCAACGTCATGGATGTCCTGCTGGCTGCTTCTCACTTACATTTGAACTCCGTTGTTAAAGCGTGCAAACACTACCTTACCACCAGGACGCTGCCCATGTCTCCACCGAGCGACAGAGTTCAGGAGCAAAATGCCCGCATGCAGAGGTCGTTCATGCTCCAGCAGCTCGGGCTGAGCATCGTGAGCTCTGCCTTAAATTCCACGCAGAGCACAGAGGAACAGCCAAACACTTTGAGCTCCTCAATGAGGAGTAACATGGAGCAGCGCACTGCTTTCCCCATCCGTCGTCTCCACAAGCGTAAACAGTCTTCTGAGGATCGGGGCAGGCAGCGCATCAGGCCTGCCATGGACGAATCTGTGTCCGATGTGGCTGCGGAGAGCGGGCAGTCAGTAGTTCATTCACGGGAAGATTTCTTCTCCCCAGACTCACTGAAGATTGTGGACAGCTCTAAGGCTGATGCTGTTGCTGACAACCAGGAGGACAATACTATTATGTTTGATCAGTCTTTCAGTGCTCAGGAAGATGCTCAAGTGCCCAGCCAGTCTGACAACAGCGCAGGAAACATTTCACAGATGTCCATGGCATCCCAGGCAACGCAGGTGGAAACCAGCTTTGACCAGGAGCCTGCTTCTGACAAGAACAACTTCCCATGTGAAAATCCAGAGGTCAGTCTGAACGAGAAGGAGCACATGCGGGTGGTGGTGAAGTCCGAGCCCCTGAGTTCCCCTGAGCCTCAAGACGAGGTGAGTGATGTCACTTCCCAAGCAGAGGGCAGCGAGTCTGTTGAAGTGGAAGGAGGAGTAGTGAGCGCAGAGAAGATAGAACTGAGTCCCGAGAGCAGTGATCGTAGCTTTTCTGACCCACAGTCCAGTACTGACAGGGTGGGAGACATCCATATTGTGGAGGTGTCAAATAACCTAGAACACAAGTCTACTTTCAGTATCTcaaattttctaaataaaagcagaggcGGTGGCTTTGGTGCTAGTCAGAACAGTGATGACAACATTCCCAATACCACCAGTGACTGCAGAATGGACAGCGATGCCTCTTACCTGATGAGTCCAGAGTCAGGGCCTGCTGGTGGCCATTCGTCTGCCACTGTCTCTCATGTCGAGAACCCGTTTAATGAGCCTGCAGACTCTCATTTTGTTAGGCCAATGCAGGATGTGATGGGTCTCCCCTGCGTACAGACTTCTGGGTACCGGGCGGTGGAACAGTTTGGCATGGATTTTCCACGGTCGGGCTTGGGCTTGCACTCCCTGTCACGGGCAATGATGGGCTCAGTCAGAGGCGGAGCCAGCAGCTTTCCTGGATACCGCCGCATTGCCCCCAAAATGCCGGTGGTGACCTCGGTCAGgagctcccagctgcaggagagctcctccagctcccagctCATCATGAACGGCACCGCTTCTTTTGAAAGCGGGCACCCGTCGCAGCCCGGCCCGCCGCAGCTGACCAGGGCATCCGCGGATGTCCTTTCAAAATGCAAGAAGGCCTTATCGGAGCACAACGTCTTGGTTGTGGAAGGCGCGCGCAAGTACGCGTGCAAGATCTGCTGCAAGACGTTCCTGACCCTGACGGACTGCAAGAAGCACATCCGCGTGCACACGGGAGAAAAGCCTTATGCCTGCCTCAAGTGCGGCAAGCGGTTCAGCCAGTCCAGCCACCTCTACAAGCACTCCAAGACCACCTGCCTGCGGTGGCAGAGCAGCAACCTGCCCAGCGCGTTGCTGTAA